In Euphorbia lathyris chromosome 9, ddEupLath1.1, whole genome shotgun sequence, the following are encoded in one genomic region:
- the LOC136207344 gene encoding cytochrome P450 89A2-like — protein sequence MMLWIYMFLFFLFFFIVKIIINLCLNSKKLTLPPNPSIFPVIGNLLCLGRSFHLEPILRSFHATFGPIITLHFRHCPSIFIADTFLAHQALIEFGAIFADRPPPDATDKFITSNNHTISTAFFGPNWQLLRRNLTSGVLHPSRVKSYAHLRKSVLQFLLKNIHSQAKSDHSVCLTDHFHYAMFSLLAFPCFSDSLDENQIKQIEKAQQLMLFTNSHTKFKKLNFWPRATKILMRKKWQEFFQTLRMHEDALIPHVRTRKILKEENDKERQDSYFVSYVDSLLDLDLPEDKRKLNEAEIVSLCSEFLSSGAETTSTALEWIMANLVKHPQIQEKLFKEIKGIIKDGEKEVNEEELKKLPYLKAVVLEGLRRHPPLHYLIPHAVTEDAELDKYVIPKKGIINFNVALMGCEQGVWDDPMAFKPERFMNNGGGGFDMGGHEHIKMMPFGVGRRMCPGHELAILHLEYFVANLIWNFEWKAGDGEEVDLTEKLGFTVKMKYPLQTHITPRLEKETQTETETGHDMVWDESLLFQTDFERDGTLLYYLSR from the coding sequence ATGATGCTCTGGATTTACATGTTCTTatttttcctctttttcttcaTTGTTAAAATCATTATCAACCTTTGCCTTAATTCTAAGAAACTCACCCTTCCACCAAACCCATCAATCTTTCCGGTCATCGGAAACCTCCTATGCCTGGGCCGTTCTTTCCATCTTGAGCCCATCCTCCGGTCATTTCACGCCACTTTTGGACCAATAATAACTCTCCACTTCAGACATTGCCCCTCCATATTCATTGCAGATACTTTTCTAGCTCATCAGGCCTTAATCGAATTTGGTGCCATTTTTGCAGATCGTCCTCCACCAGATGCAACTGATAAATTCATCACGAGTAATAACCATACCATTAGTACCGCCTTCTTCGGCCCCAATTGGCAACTCCTTCGCCGGAATCTTACCTCCGGTGTCCTCCACCCTTCCCGTGTCAAATCTTATGCTCATTTGCGTAAATCGGTGCTGCAATTTCTTCTCAAAAACATCCATTCCCAAGCTAAATCTGACCATTCTGTTTGCCTTACCGATCATTTCCATTACGCCATGTTTTCTCTCTTAGCCTTTCCCTGTTTCAGTGACAGCCTTGATGAAAACCAGATCAAACAAATCGAGAAAGCTCAGCAACTTATGCTTTTCACTAATTCTCATACCAAATTCAAAAAACTCAACTTCTGGCCACGTGCTACTAAGATTTTGATGCGTAAGAAATGGCAGGAATTTTTTCAAACACTTAGAATGCATGAAGATGCGTTGATTCCACACGTACGAACAAGAAAGATTTTGAAGGAAGAGAACGATAAAGAGCGACAGGATTCATACTTTGTGTCCTATGTTGATTCCCTATTGGATTTGGATCTTCCTGAGGATAAAAGAAAGCTAAACGAAGCAGAAATTGTAAGTTTATGCTCGGAATTTCTAAGTTCCGGCGCAGAAACTACATCGACGGCATTGGAATGGATTATGGCGAATTTAGTTAAACACCCACAAATTCAAGAGAAATTATTCAAGGAAATCAAGGGGATAATAAAAGATGGAGAAAAAGAAGTAAATGAAGAGGAATTGAAGAAATTACCATACCTGAAAGCAGTAGTATTGGAAGGTTTAAGGAGGCATCCGCCATTGCATTATTTGATACCACATGCTGTAACAGAAGATGCAGAGTTGGATAAATATGTAATCCCGAAAAAAGGGATTATAAATTTCAACGTAGCACTAATGGGGTGTGAGCAAGGGGTATGGGATGATCCAATGGCTTTCAAGCCGGAAAGATTTATGAATAATGGCGGAGGAGGTTTTGATATGGGTGGACATGAACATATAAAGATGATGCCTTTCGGAGTTGGGAGGAGGATGTGCCCTGGCCATGAATTAGCGATTCTTCATCTGGAGTATTTTGTGGCGAATTTGATATGGAATTTTGAATGGAAAGCTGGGGATGGTGAGGAAGTTGATTTGACAGAGAAATTAGGGTTTACAGTGAAGATGAAGTATCCATTGCAGACACATATAACCCCGAGGTTAGAAAAGGAGACTCAGACTGAGACTGAGACCGGTCATGATATGGTATGGGATGAGTCACTTTTATTTCAAACTGATTTTGAAAGAGATGGGacattattatattatttatcaaGGTag